From Populus trichocarpa isolate Nisqually-1 chromosome 19, P.trichocarpa_v4.1, whole genome shotgun sequence, a single genomic window includes:
- the LOC18108005 gene encoding benzyl alcohol O-benzoyltransferase isoform X2 yields the protein MATPPTPLVFKVSRREPVLITPSEPTPHELKPLSDIDDQDGLRVQIPLIYFYPYDPSMQRRDPVEVIKEALAKTLVFYYPFAGRLREGPKRKLLVECTGEGILFIEADADVTLEQFGNALYPPIPCLEELLFDVPGSSGMINCPLLLIQVTRLKCGGIVFAIRLNHTMSDGTGLNQFLSAMCEMVHGAQTPSIQPVWERDVLNARNPPQVTCLHHEYDQLVDDTTDNVPLTKKTHRSFFFGAANISAIRGFAPLHLRHCSTFDVLTAFLWRCRTIALQPNPNDEMRILCIVNARNRFNPPLPRGYYGNCIAYSVAMATAGEISRNSLGFTLELVRKAKANVTEEYMRSVADLLVIKGRPWYTMVRSYLVSDVTRAMFAEMNLGWGKPKYAGPAKGNVASFQIPYRTKKGEDGVLMTLCLPTPAMERFVKELDSTFKEQSNGGGNAKSPLSSL from the exons GTGTCTAGACGGGAACCAGTTCTGATCACCCCTTCTGAGCCAACCCCACATGAACTCAAACCTCTTTCAGACATAGATGATCAAGATGGTCTCAGAGTCCAAATTCCACTCATTTATTTTTACCCTTACGATCCTTCAATGCAGAGGAGGGATCCTGTTGAGGTCATTAAGGAAGCACTTGCTAAAACACTGGTGTTTTACTATCCATTTGCTGGTAGGCTTAGAGAAGGGCCTAAGCGTAAGCTCTTAGTGGAGTGTACAGGTGAGGGTATTTTGTTTATTGAGGCTGATGCCGATGTTACGCTTGAGCAGTTTGGTAATGCGCTCTATCCTCCAATTCCTTGCCTGGAGGAGCTCCTCTTTGACGTGCCTGGCTCCAGCGGGATGATAAACTGCCCTCTGCTGCTTATTCAG GTGACGCGTCTCAAGTGCGGCGGAATTGTCTTTGCCATCCGTCTGAACCACACCATGAGTGACGGTACTGGCCTAAACCAATTTTTGTCAGCCATGTGTGAGATGGTGCATGGAGCACAGACTCCCTCTATCCAACCAGTTTGGGAAAGGGACGTTTTAAATGCAAGGAACCCACCTCAGGTAACCTGCTTACACCACGAGTATGATCAACTGGTTGATGACACCACTGACAACGTTCCGCTTACTAAGAAGACCCATCGTTCATTCTTTTTTGGAGCTGCTAACATATCTGCTATTCGTGGCTTTGCCCCACTACACCTTCGCCATTGCTCCACATTTGATGTATTGACTGCGTTTTTGTGGAGGTGCCGAACCATTGCACTTCAACCAAACCCAAATGATGAGATGCGGATACTATGCATTGTCAATGCTCGCAATAGATTTAACCCTCCGTTACCTAGAGGTTATTATGGAAACTGCATAGCATACTCAGTGGCAATGGCAACAGCGGGAGAAATCTCACGAAATTCTTTAGGCTTTACGTTGGAATTAGTCAGGAAGGCCAAGGCCAATGTGACTGAAGAGTACATGCGATCAGTGGCTGATCTGTTGGTGATTAAAGGTAGACCTTGGTACACAATGGTGCGGTCTTACCTAGTGTCGGATGTGACTCGTGCAATGTTTGCAGAGATGAACTTAGGTTGGGGTAAGCCGAAGTATGCCGGGCCTGCTAAGGGTAATGTGGCAAGCTTTCAGATACCATATAGGACTAAGAAAGGAGAAGATGGTGTTCTTATGACCCTTTGCTTACCGACTCCGGCTATGGAAAGATTTGTGAAGGAGCTGGATAGCACGTTTAAGGAGCAGTCAAATGGTGGTGGCAATGCTAAATCCCCCTTATCTTCCTTGTAG
- the LOC18108005 gene encoding benzyl alcohol O-benzoyltransferase isoform X1, whose product MATPPTPLVFKVSRREPVLITPSEPTPHELKPLSDIDDQDGLRVQIPLIYFYPYDPSMQRRDPVEVIKEALAKTLVFYYPFAGRLREGPKRKLLVECTGEGILFIEADADVTLEQFGNALYPPIPCLEELLFDVPGSSGMINCPLLLIQVTRLKCGGIVFAIRLNHTMSDGTGLNQFLSAMCEMVHGAQTPSIQPVWERDVLNARNPPQVTCLHHEYDQLVDDTTDNVPLTKKTHRSFFFGAANISAIRGFAPLHLRHCSTFDVLTAFLWRCRTIALQPNPNDEMRILCIVNARNRFNPPLPRGYYGNCIAYSVAMATAGEISRNSLGFTLELVRKAKANVTEEYMRSVADLLVIKGRPWYTMVRSYLVSDVTRAMFAEMNLGWGKPKYAGPAKGNVASFQIPYRTKKGEDGVLMTLCLPTPAMERFVKELDSTFKEQSNGGGNAKSPLSSL is encoded by the exons ATGGCAACACCACCCACCCCACTAGTGTTCAAGGTGTCTAGACGGGAACCAGTTCTGATCACCCCTTCTGAGCCAACCCCACATGAACTCAAACCTCTTTCAGACATAGATGATCAAGATGGTCTCAGAGTCCAAATTCCACTCATTTATTTTTACCCTTACGATCCTTCAATGCAGAGGAGGGATCCTGTTGAGGTCATTAAGGAAGCACTTGCTAAAACACTGGTGTTTTACTATCCATTTGCTGGTAGGCTTAGAGAAGGGCCTAAGCGTAAGCTCTTAGTGGAGTGTACAGGTGAGGGTATTTTGTTTATTGAGGCTGATGCCGATGTTACGCTTGAGCAGTTTGGTAATGCGCTCTATCCTCCAATTCCTTGCCTGGAGGAGCTCCTCTTTGACGTGCCTGGCTCCAGCGGGATGATAAACTGCCCTCTGCTGCTTATTCAG GTGACGCGTCTCAAGTGCGGCGGAATTGTCTTTGCCATCCGTCTGAACCACACCATGAGTGACGGTACTGGCCTAAACCAATTTTTGTCAGCCATGTGTGAGATGGTGCATGGAGCACAGACTCCCTCTATCCAACCAGTTTGGGAAAGGGACGTTTTAAATGCAAGGAACCCACCTCAGGTAACCTGCTTACACCACGAGTATGATCAACTGGTTGATGACACCACTGACAACGTTCCGCTTACTAAGAAGACCCATCGTTCATTCTTTTTTGGAGCTGCTAACATATCTGCTATTCGTGGCTTTGCCCCACTACACCTTCGCCATTGCTCCACATTTGATGTATTGACTGCGTTTTTGTGGAGGTGCCGAACCATTGCACTTCAACCAAACCCAAATGATGAGATGCGGATACTATGCATTGTCAATGCTCGCAATAGATTTAACCCTCCGTTACCTAGAGGTTATTATGGAAACTGCATAGCATACTCAGTGGCAATGGCAACAGCGGGAGAAATCTCACGAAATTCTTTAGGCTTTACGTTGGAATTAGTCAGGAAGGCCAAGGCCAATGTGACTGAAGAGTACATGCGATCAGTGGCTGATCTGTTGGTGATTAAAGGTAGACCTTGGTACACAATGGTGCGGTCTTACCTAGTGTCGGATGTGACTCGTGCAATGTTTGCAGAGATGAACTTAGGTTGGGGTAAGCCGAAGTATGCCGGGCCTGCTAAGGGTAATGTGGCAAGCTTTCAGATACCATATAGGACTAAGAAAGGAGAAGATGGTGTTCTTATGACCCTTTGCTTACCGACTCCGGCTATGGAAAGATTTGTGAAGGAGCTGGATAGCACGTTTAAGGAGCAGTCAAATGGTGGTGGCAATGCTAAATCCCCCTTATCTTCCTTGTAG